The following proteins are encoded in a genomic region of Nicotiana sylvestris chromosome 4, ASM39365v2, whole genome shotgun sequence:
- the LOC138889613 gene encoding uncharacterized protein yields the protein MTELVGSHTASIQKFEMQIRDLSREQNPKQNGTLPSDIIANPKGSGSGPTSHIMAIITRSGKVLQGESKQVVEVKESEQEVEVEEPRVVEAEKVLEELKVQEVNREEVKEKVKETPKALPPIPRPPPPFIQELLGRLMIANSKRLVPSLQQPPFKRKKALKAFIIPCTIGARDFARALSNNGTSISLMPLAIYNKAGLGILRPTSLRSQMADCSIKRPVGIFDDVLVKVGEFHLPADFIIFDCAVEKEIPIILGRPILATRRALMGSERNEIKFRVNDKEVTFQASKGIKLPHEYESISVIDVVDEMEDAVEIKMEEQCLVKALASILVEQLLNVLKEHRKAIGWTIADIRGILVGICEHKIQLENESKPSVEHQQRLNPSMKEVVKKELIKWLDAGVVYPIADSSWVSPV from the exons ATGACAGAGCTTGTTGGTTCTCATACCGCATCCATTCAAAAATTTGAGATGCAAATAAGAGATCTTTCTAGGGAACAAAATCCAAAGCAAAACGGAACACTTCCTAGTGACATAATTGCAAACCCAAAGGGTAGTGGAAGTGGTCCAACTTCTCATATCATGGCAATTATTACTCGGAGTGGGAAGGTACTACAAGGAGAGAGTAAGCAAGTGGTTGAAGTAAAAGAGTCTGAACAAGAGGTTGAGGTTGAAGAGCCAAGGGTTGTTGAAGCTGAAAAGGTTCTAGAAGAGTTGAAAGTTCAAGAAGTGAATCGGGAAgaggtaaaggaaaaggtaaaagagacaccaaaagctctaccacctattcctagacctcctcctccttttattcaagaattgctaggaaggttgatgatagcaaactcAAAAA ggttagttccatcattgcaacaACCACCGTTTAAAAGAAAGAAGGCCCTCAAAGCTTTCATCATTCCATGTACTATTGGGGCACGTGATTTTGCAAGAGCTCTTTCTAATAATGGGACTAGCATTAGCTTAATGCCTCTTGCTATTTACAATAAAGCCGGGTTAGGTATTCTGAGGCCTACAAGTTTGAGGTCGCAAATGGCTGATTGTTCCATAAAGAGACCAGTGGGAATTTTTGATGATGTGCTTGTGAAAGTGGGAGAGTTCCATCTACCCGCCGATTTCATAATTTTTGATTGTGCAGTTGaaaaagagatccctatcattttggggagaccaATCCTTGCAACAAGAAGAGCACTAATGGGTTCAGAACGGAATGAGATCAAATTTCGTGTGAATGATAAAGAGGTTACATTCCAAGCAAGCAAGGGTATAAAACTACCACATGAATATGAAAGCATCTCGGTGATAGATGTTGTTGATGAAATGGAAGATGCGGTTGAAATAaagatggaagaacaatgcctCGTTAAAGCGTTGGCGTCTATTTTG GTAGAACAATTGTTGAATGTCTTGAAGGAGCATAGGAAAGCTATTGGGTGGACAATTGCGGACATCCGAGGGATTCTCGTCGGAATTTGTGAACAcaagatccaattggagaatGAAAGTAAACCAAGTGTGGAGCATCAACAAAGGTTGAACCCTTCCATGAAGGAGGTGGTAAAGAAAGAactcatcaagtggttggatgccggggtagtCTACCCCATTGCCGATAGTTCTTGGGTAAGTCCGGTATAA